In Polaribacter sp. Hel_I_88, the following proteins share a genomic window:
- a CDS encoding ABC-F family ATP-binding cassette domain-containing protein translates to MNYLSVENISKSYGEKVLFEDISFGINKDQKVAFVAKNGSGKTSILNIIADLDVPDSGQVVSRKDISIAYLAQKDDLNPNLTIEETIFATDNKILNIVNQYEKALKNPEEAEAYQAAFDLMDQYNAWDFETQYTQILSKLKLDDLSLNVGKLSGGQKKRLSLAIVLINKPDLLILDEPTNHLDLEMIEWLEAYFAKEKITLFMVTHDRYFLERVCDEILELDEGKIYKYKGNYSYYLQNKEERLALEATNLGKAKSLFKKELEWMRKQPKARTTKSKSRIDDFHQIKDKAHQRRKDHKVQLEINMERLGSKILELHKLQKSFGDKVILDGFDYVFKRGERIGIIGKNGTGKSSFLNIITEKAPVDGGKVVVGETIKFGYYTQSGITIKEGQKVIEVVKEFGEYIPLTKGRKISASQLLERFLFDKKKQYDFVEKLSGGEQKRLYLCAVLIQNPNFLILDEPTNDLDVVTLNVLEEFLLDYPGNLLVVSHDRYFMDKIVDALFVFRGEGVVENFPGNYSDFRAYENSNEAEEAPVEKVIEKKVEEKKKSKNALSFDEKREFGALEVEIERLQKRKLTIENQFLNVEIATDDIPKKSEELQEITNELEEKEERWLELSMKLED, encoded by the coding sequence GTGAATTATTTATCTGTAGAAAACATTTCTAAGTCTTATGGAGAAAAGGTACTTTTTGAAGACATCTCCTTTGGAATTAATAAAGATCAAAAAGTTGCTTTCGTTGCGAAAAACGGAAGTGGCAAAACTTCAATTTTAAATATTATTGCTGATTTAGATGTACCAGATTCAGGGCAAGTTGTTAGCAGAAAAGATATTAGTATTGCATATTTGGCTCAAAAGGATGATTTAAACCCCAATTTAACCATCGAAGAAACCATTTTTGCTACTGACAATAAAATTCTAAACATCGTAAATCAATATGAAAAAGCGTTGAAAAATCCTGAAGAAGCAGAAGCTTATCAAGCAGCTTTTGATTTGATGGATCAGTATAATGCTTGGGATTTTGAAACACAATACACGCAAATTTTATCAAAATTAAAGTTAGATGATTTATCCTTAAATGTTGGAAAACTTTCTGGAGGACAAAAAAAACGTCTTTCTTTAGCAATCGTTTTAATTAACAAACCAGATTTATTAATTCTTGATGAGCCAACCAACCATTTAGATTTAGAAATGATTGAATGGTTAGAAGCGTATTTTGCTAAAGAAAAAATCACCCTTTTTATGGTAACGCACGATCGTTACTTTTTAGAACGTGTCTGTGATGAAATTTTAGAGTTAGATGAAGGTAAAATCTACAAATACAAAGGTAATTATTCTTACTATCTTCAAAATAAAGAAGAGCGATTAGCTTTAGAAGCAACCAATTTAGGAAAAGCAAAAAGTTTATTTAAAAAAGAATTGGAGTGGATGCGTAAGCAACCTAAAGCAAGAACAACAAAATCAAAATCTAGAATTGATGATTTTCATCAAATTAAAGACAAAGCACATCAACGTAGAAAAGACCATAAAGTTCAGTTAGAAATTAATATGGAACGTTTAGGTAGCAAGATTTTAGAACTTCATAAATTGCAAAAATCGTTTGGTGATAAAGTTATTTTAGATGGTTTCGATTATGTTTTTAAACGTGGAGAACGTATTGGAATTATTGGTAAAAACGGAACAGGAAAATCTTCTTTCTTAAATATTATTACAGAAAAAGCACCTGTTGATGGTGGAAAAGTTGTGGTTGGAGAAACCATAAAATTCGGTTATTATACGCAATCTGGAATCACCATAAAAGAGGGACAAAAAGTAATTGAAGTTGTAAAAGAATTTGGTGAATATATTCCACTTACTAAAGGTAGAAAAATCTCGGCATCGCAATTATTAGAACGTTTTTTGTTTGATAAAAAGAAACAATATGATTTTGTTGAAAAACTTTCTGGTGGTGAGCAAAAGCGTTTGTATTTATGTGCTGTTTTAATCCAGAATCCTAACTTTTTAATTTTAGATGAGCCAACCAACGATTTAGATGTGGTAACTTTAAATGTTTTAGAAGAGTTTTTATTAGATTACCCTGGAAATTTATTGGTAGTTTCTCACGATCGTTATTTTATGGATAAAATTGTTGATGCTCTTTTCGTTTTTAGGGGAGAAGGTGTTGTGGAGAATTTTCCTGGAAATTATTCTGATTTTAGAGCGTATGAAAACTCTAATGAAGCAGAAGAAGCACCTGTAGAAAAAGTGATCGAAAAAAAGGTTGAAGAGAAAAAGAAATCAAAAAACGCCTTGAGTTTCGATGAAAAAAGAGAATTTGGTGCTTTAGAAGTTGAAATTGAAAGGCTACAAAAAAGAAAACTGACTATAGAAAATCAATTTTTAAATGTAGAAATTGCAACAGACGATATCCCTAAAAAATCTGAAGAATTACAAGAAATCACCAATGAATTAGAAGAAAAAGAGGAACGTTGGCTAGAGCTATCAATGAAGTTAGAAGATTAG
- a CDS encoding 3'-5' exonuclease, translated as MNLTYKLNNILFLDIETVPQEESWEELSKETQELFKKKTQYQRKDEQTAAEFYDRAGIWAEFGKIICISVGYFVDVETKKQLRVTSFFGDDEHKLLSEFKVLLDKHFTKKDNVLCAHNGKEFDFPFIARRMIIHKIELPKKLNLFGKKPWEVPHIDTLELWKFGDYKHYTSLKLLTSILGIPSPKDDIDGSEVATVYYKEKNIQRIVTYCEKDTIAVAQILLRFNNEDLIEDKDIVSV; from the coding sequence ATGAATCTTACGTATAAATTAAATAATATTCTGTTTTTAGATATAGAAACAGTTCCTCAAGAAGAAAGTTGGGAGGAATTATCAAAAGAAACACAAGAGCTTTTTAAGAAGAAAACGCAATACCAAAGAAAGGATGAACAAACAGCAGCCGAATTTTATGATAGAGCAGGTATTTGGGCAGAATTTGGTAAAATAATCTGTATTTCAGTTGGGTATTTTGTTGATGTTGAAACAAAAAAACAACTTAGAGTTACCTCTTTTTTTGGTGATGACGAACATAAATTATTATCAGAATTTAAAGTTTTATTAGATAAACATTTCACCAAAAAAGACAATGTACTTTGTGCACACAATGGAAAGGAATTCGATTTTCCGTTTATAGCAAGACGTATGATTATTCATAAAATAGAACTTCCTAAAAAACTAAATTTATTTGGGAAAAAACCTTGGGAAGTTCCACATATAGACACTTTAGAATTGTGGAAATTTGGTGATTATAAACATTATACCTCTTTAAAGTTATTAACGTCTATTTTAGGAATTCCTTCTCCAAAAGACGATATTGATGGAAGTGAAGTAGCAACTGTGTATTACAAAGAAAAAAACATCCAAAGAATCGTAACCTATTGTGAAAAAGACACCATTGCAGTTGCACAAATTTTATTGCGTTTTAATAATGAGGATTTAATTGAAGATAAAGATATTGTAAGTGTTTAA